From the genome of Pelomonas sp. SE-A7, one region includes:
- a CDS encoding SWIB/MDM2 domain-containing protein, translated as MATAKKAAPAKKAAPAKKAAPAKKAAAPAKKAAPAKKAAPAKKAAPAKKAAPAKKRTPNAAFMKAMTPSSALAAIVGAAPLPRTDVTKKVWEYIKKNKLQDAVQKRVINADAKLKEIFGKAKADMFEMTKLINSHLK; from the coding sequence ATGGCAACTGCGAAGAAGGCCGCGCCCGCCAAGAAGGCGGCTCCGGCCAAGAAGGCCGCCCCGGCTAAGAAGGCGGCCGCTCCGGCGAAGAAAGCTGCTCCCGCCAAGAAGGCCGCTCCGGCCAAGAAGGCAGCTCCTGCCAAGAAGGCTGCGCCCGCCAAGAAGCGCACTCCCAACGCCGCTTTCATGAAGGCCATGACGCCCAGCTCCGCGCTGGCCGCCATCGTCGGCGCAGCGCCGCTGCCCCGCACCGACGTGACCAAGAAGGTCTGGGAGTACATCAAGAAGAACAAGCTGCAGGACGCGGTGCAGAAGCGGGTCATCAATGCCGACGCCAAGCTGAAGGAAATCTTCGGCAAGGCCAAGGCTGACATGTTCGAGATGACCAAGCTGATCAACAGCCACCTGAAGTGA
- a CDS encoding Fe2+-dependent dioxygenase — protein MLLRLPQVLTPDELAHARGLLARATWTEGALTAGSQAAQVKRNEQLARDGSESQALQQLVLGALERSTLFFSAALPKRVLPPMFNRYAGATNTYGNHIDQAIRYLPGGLQRVRTDISCTLFLAEPDEYEGGELVIEDTFGEQRVKLAAGDAVLYPGTSVHRVEPVTRGARLASFFWIESMVRSDEQRRLLLELDQALMQLRGEHGDGESTTRLAGTYHNLLRMWADT, from the coding sequence ATGTTGCTTCGTCTCCCGCAAGTCCTGACCCCTGATGAACTGGCACATGCACGCGGCCTGCTTGCGCGGGCGACCTGGACCGAGGGTGCGCTGACGGCCGGCAGCCAGGCAGCCCAGGTCAAGCGCAACGAACAGTTGGCGCGCGACGGCAGCGAGAGCCAGGCGCTGCAGCAACTGGTGCTGGGGGCGCTGGAGCGCAGCACGCTGTTCTTCTCCGCTGCCCTGCCCAAGCGGGTGCTGCCGCCCATGTTCAATCGCTATGCCGGGGCCACCAACACCTACGGCAACCACATCGACCAGGCAATCCGATACCTGCCTGGCGGCTTGCAACGCGTGCGCACCGACATCTCCTGCACATTGTTCCTGGCCGAGCCCGACGAGTACGAGGGTGGTGAGCTGGTGATCGAGGACACCTTCGGCGAACAGCGCGTCAAACTGGCGGCCGGCGATGCCGTGCTCTACCCGGGTACCAGCGTCCATCGGGTCGAACCGGTCACGCGCGGCGCGCGCCTGGCCAGCTTCTTCTGGATAGAAAGCATGGTGCGCAGCGACGAGCAGCGTCGCTTGCTGCTTGAGCTGGACCAGGCCTTGATGCAGCTGCGAGGCGAGCATGGCGACGGCGAGTCGACGACGCGGCTGGCCGGCACGTATCACAACCTGTTGCGCATGTGGGCGGACACCTGA
- a CDS encoding 2-hydroxychromene-2-carboxylate isomerase: MTTALTVDYYFAPNSPWTYLGHQRFAQIVQRHGAAVRVLPCDLGGKVFPVSGGLPLAKRAPQRQAYRLVELQRFSEWLDVELNLKPRFFPVQPDDAARLIVAVDMLDGPEAAMQLTGAVLRAVWVEELNIADERVLAELLTRQGRAPRRLEDSHSQAAAERFEQNTQQAIDAGVFGAPSYVVNGEIFWGQDRLDFLDRHLQRLVAAQQGQ, from the coding sequence ATGACCACAGCCCTCACGGTGGACTACTACTTTGCGCCGAATTCTCCGTGGACCTATCTGGGCCACCAGCGCTTTGCTCAGATCGTGCAACGCCACGGCGCAGCGGTCCGGGTGTTGCCCTGTGACCTGGGCGGCAAGGTGTTCCCCGTCTCTGGAGGGCTGCCTTTGGCCAAGCGAGCACCGCAGCGCCAGGCCTATCGGCTGGTTGAATTGCAACGATTCAGCGAATGGCTGGATGTCGAGCTCAACCTCAAACCGCGATTCTTCCCAGTGCAACCTGACGACGCTGCGCGGCTGATCGTGGCCGTCGACATGCTCGACGGGCCTGAGGCAGCCATGCAGCTCACCGGCGCAGTGCTGCGCGCGGTCTGGGTCGAAGAACTCAACATTGCCGACGAACGCGTTCTGGCCGAACTGCTGACCCGGCAAGGCCGGGCCCCGCGGCGCCTCGAAGACAGCCATTCCCAGGCTGCGGCCGAACGCTTCGAGCAGAACACGCAGCAAGCAATTGACGCCGGCGTGTTCGGTGCGCCCAGCTACGTGGTCAACGGCGAGATCTTCTGGGGCCAGGACCGGCTCGATTTCCTCGACCGCCACCTGCAGCGGCTCGTCGCCGCCCAGCAAGGCCAATAA
- a CDS encoding alpha-hydroxy acid oxidase, producing MSQGASGLEPIPAGVANLADFEPHAKARLSEQAWAYFSGGAADELSLRANRAAWDAINLQPRVLRDLSGGHTGVRLFGRELPHPILLAPIAYQLMAHGDGELGVAHAAAAQGAGMVLSAQASMPMEPIVAAFAGEAQRGPLWFQLYWRDDREFMRELLRRVERAGFEALVLTVDAPVHGARDRERRAGFALPPEVRAVNLGGIKKPIDLLPGQSMMFDGLMPRAATWAELHWLREHSSLPLLLKGVHHVDDAREAMAMGVAGLIVSNHGGRTLDTLPPTAWLLRRMREALGPDVPLLVDGGIRRGTDVLKALALGADAVLLGRAYLFALAAAGAHGVAHAIRLLRDEYEIAMALCGCRSRADIGPQLLIDARE from the coding sequence ATGAGCCAGGGTGCATCGGGTCTGGAGCCCATTCCTGCCGGCGTGGCCAACCTGGCCGACTTCGAGCCACATGCCAAGGCGCGGCTGAGCGAACAGGCCTGGGCCTACTTCAGCGGCGGTGCTGCCGATGAACTCAGCCTGCGCGCCAACCGCGCTGCCTGGGATGCGATCAATCTGCAACCGCGTGTGTTGCGCGATCTCAGCGGCGGCCACACAGGTGTTCGGTTGTTCGGCCGCGAGCTGCCTCATCCCATCCTGCTGGCGCCAATCGCGTATCAGTTGATGGCCCATGGCGACGGCGAGCTAGGCGTTGCGCACGCGGCGGCGGCGCAAGGGGCCGGCATGGTGCTCAGCGCGCAGGCCAGCATGCCGATGGAGCCCATCGTCGCTGCATTTGCGGGCGAGGCCCAGCGCGGCCCGCTGTGGTTCCAGCTCTATTGGCGCGACGACCGCGAGTTCATGCGGGAGCTGCTGCGGCGAGTCGAGCGCGCCGGCTTCGAAGCCCTGGTGTTGACGGTTGATGCGCCAGTCCATGGTGCGCGCGACCGTGAACGCCGTGCCGGCTTCGCGCTGCCACCGGAGGTGCGCGCGGTCAATCTGGGAGGTATCAAGAAGCCCATCGATCTGTTGCCGGGTCAGAGCATGATGTTCGATGGCCTGATGCCACGTGCTGCGACCTGGGCCGAACTGCATTGGCTGCGCGAGCACAGCTCGCTGCCGCTGTTGCTCAAGGGCGTTCATCATGTCGACGACGCACGCGAGGCAATGGCCATGGGAGTTGCCGGCCTGATCGTGTCCAACCATGGTGGTCGCACGCTCGACACCTTGCCGCCGACCGCATGGCTGCTAAGGCGCATGCGCGAGGCCCTCGGGCCTGATGTACCGCTGCTGGTCGATGGCGGAATCCGTCGCGGCACCGACGTGCTGAAGGCACTAGCGCTGGGGGCTGATGCGGTGCTGCTGGGGCGAGCCTACCTGTTCGCACTGGCAGCTGCGGGCGCGCATGGCGTGGCTCATGCGATCCGACTTTTGCGCGATGAATACGAGATCGCGATGGCCCTGTGTGGCTGCAGATCGCGTGCGGACATCGGACCGCAGCTGCTGATCGACGCGCGCGAATGA